One Thermodesulfovibrionales bacterium DNA window includes the following coding sequences:
- a CDS encoding DUF3108 domain-containing protein, translated as MFFILKLIFAFPLAALSFETINEKDRIINSSLSRNYDETFQYSLSWKGIRAGTAWLGIKRDGERIRVFSRVRSASFISLFYEVDDLVETILEPVDGLYPGRPLHYRIKLKEGKYRRDKEVIFKGDMAIYKNNLRNEIHEAKIPGEVFDPLSAFFYIRFMPLEPGRSIYITVFDSKKVWNVEVQVLRKEKIKIEDKEVNTIVIKPLMQSEGIFYRKGDIYIWLSDDSSRRPVMLKTKVLIGSVVAMMEK; from the coding sequence TTGTTTTTCATTTTAAAATTAATATTTGCCTTCCCTTTAGCTGCCCTTTCTTTTGAGACCATTAATGAGAAGGACAGAATAATCAATTCTTCTCTTAGCAGAAATTATGATGAGACCTTTCAGTACAGTCTTTCCTGGAAAGGTATAAGGGCAGGCACTGCCTGGCTTGGAATAAAGAGAGATGGAGAGAGGATAAGGGTATTTTCAAGAGTTCGTTCTGCTTCATTTATATCTCTTTTTTATGAGGTTGATGACCTTGTGGAAACAATACTTGAGCCAGTGGATGGCCTTTATCCTGGAAGACCCCTTCATTACAGGATTAAACTTAAAGAGGGCAAATACAGAAGGGACAAAGAAGTTATCTTCAAAGGAGATATGGCAATATATAAAAACAATTTAAGAAATGAAATCCATGAAGCAAAAATACCTGGTGAAGTATTTGACCCCCTTTCCGCCTTCTTTTATATAAGATTCATGCCCCTTGAGCCAGGCAGGTCTATCTATATCACAGTTTTTGACAGCAAAAAGGTCTGGAATGTTGAAGTACAGGTCTTAAGAAAGGAGAAGATAAAGATAGAGGATAAAGAAGTGAATACCATAGTTATAAAGCCACTCATGCAGTCAGAAGGCATATTTTACAGAAAAGGAGATATTTATATCTGGCTCAGTGATGACAGCAGCAGAAGACCTGTAATGCTAAAGACAAAGGTACTCATCGGCTCTGTGGTTGCGATGATGGAGAAATAG
- a CDS encoding 4Fe-4S binding protein, protein MGLKSYLRLKNFRRFSQALFLFLFFYLFIQTESKGFDELGYPVKIFLDFDPLIFLSTLLSSKTVIKLFYLSLMTLLFTLILGRVFCGWICPLGTLNNIVSLLGKKRRDVYRLKIFRLKYYILLFILATSILGLQLSGILDPLSILIRSLSISIYPAFNYGIRAFFDFIYSLNIKGIVELSELIYSGLKNTVLSFEQPFYRQGLFIGIIFLAIMGLNFFERRVWCRYLCPLGALLGIFARYSMLKRSISEDCNSCGVCERNCPSASIKSSKEWLQDECFHCFNCDDLCPQKAVSAGFFKEKAISIDLNRRHVFISIASGLITVPVIRINPFSRDEFINPKLIRPPGSLEERDFLKRCVRCGECMKVCITNGLQPALLDGGIEALWTPVLVPKLGYCEYRCTLCGQVCPTGAIMRLSLEEKLKTKIGLAMIDKGRCLPWAHAIPCIVCEEVCPTSKKAIWFEKVTVKNRDGKRIELQQPHVDLELCIGCGICEAKCPVIDRPAIYVTNIGETRSKIKRLLLQDSYGGGGRI, encoded by the coding sequence TTGGGATTAAAGAGTTATTTAAGGCTGAAGAATTTTAGAAGGTTTTCTCAGGCTTTATTTCTGTTCCTTTTTTTCTATCTTTTCATTCAGACAGAATCAAAGGGTTTTGATGAACTCGGATATCCCGTAAAGATATTCCTTGATTTTGACCCTTTAATATTCCTCAGCACCCTCCTAAGTTCAAAGACTGTAATTAAATTATTCTATCTATCACTTATGACCCTTTTATTTACCCTTATCCTCGGAAGGGTCTTCTGTGGCTGGATATGTCCATTGGGCACCTTGAACAATATAGTGAGCCTTTTAGGAAAGAAAAGAAGAGATGTCTATAGATTAAAGATATTCAGGCTCAAGTATTATATTCTTCTCTTTATACTTGCCACTTCCATACTTGGCCTGCAGCTCTCCGGCATTCTTGATCCCCTTTCAATTCTTATAAGGTCCTTATCCATCAGCATCTATCCAGCCTTCAATTATGGAATCAGGGCTTTTTTTGACTTTATTTATTCACTGAATATAAAAGGTATTGTTGAGCTTTCAGAGCTCATATATTCTGGATTAAAAAATACTGTCCTCTCCTTTGAACAGCCCTTTTACAGACAGGGACTTTTTATCGGAATAATCTTTCTTGCCATAATGGGATTAAATTTTTTTGAAAGGAGGGTATGGTGCAGGTATCTCTGTCCTCTTGGAGCACTCCTTGGAATCTTTGCAAGATATTCTATGCTTAAAAGGTCCATAAGCGAGGATTGTAATTCCTGCGGAGTATGTGAAAGAAACTGCCCTAGTGCTTCAATAAAAAGTTCAAAAGAGTGGCTTCAGGATGAATGTTTTCATTGCTTTAACTGTGATGACCTCTGTCCACAGAAAGCTGTAAGTGCAGGATTTTTTAAGGAAAAAGCAATTTCTATTGATCTAAATAGGAGGCATGTTTTCATATCAATTGCTTCAGGTCTGATAACAGTACCTGTCATAAGGATAAACCCTTTTTCAAGAGATGAATTTATTAACCCGAAACTCATAAGGCCACCGGGTTCCCTTGAGGAGAGGGACTTCTTAAAAAGATGTGTTAGATGTGGTGAGTGCATGAAGGTCTGCATAACAAATGGACTGCAGCCAGCTCTTCTTGATGGAGGAATTGAGGCATTATGGACACCTGTGCTTGTGCCAAAACTGGGATACTGTGAATACAGATGTACACTCTGCGGGCAGGTCTGCCCAACAGGTGCAATAATGAGATTATCCTTAGAAGAAAAATTGAAGACAAAAATAGGTCTTGCAATGATTGATAAAGGTCGCTGCCTTCCCTGGGCACATGCAATACCTTGCATAGTCTGTGAGGAGGTATGCCCTACTTCAAAAAAGGCAATATGGTTTGAGAAGGTTACAGTGAAAAACAGGGATGGTAAGAGGATTGAGCTTCAGCAGCCCCATGTGGACCTTGAGCTATGTATTGGCTGTGGAATCTGCGAGGCAAAATGTCCTGTTATTGACAGACCCGCAATATATGTAACAAATATCGGAGAAACTCGGTCGAAGATTAAGAGATTATTGCTTCAGGATAGTTATGGTGGCGGGGGGAGGATTTGA
- a CDS encoding protein-glutamate O-methyltransferase CheR, producing the protein MKLLSDRELKILRERITIDFGIAFREEKADILEEFIEERLKITGLSLDEYLSRTLDGFSNRELFLLVSSVTNKETYFFREMPQLEVSIELLKKLSRTRQKLKILSLGCSSGEEVYTLSILLYEKGILFPGREVIITGIDLDPRAVKKAKEAVYTDNSFRNKEIPLKKYFIKEDRFYRIRDVYKKIVDFRTGNILDRNIFLEFMNRDMIFCRNVFIYMTEEAIIKILENIHASLAVDGYLILGSCESITGKTNLFVPEYYNGVVVYRKK; encoded by the coding sequence ATGAAATTATTATCAGATAGGGAATTAAAAATTCTCAGAGAGAGAATCACGATAGATTTTGGTATAGCCTTCAGGGAAGAAAAGGCAGATATCCTTGAAGAATTTATCGAAGAGCGACTTAAAATAACCGGACTTTCACTTGACGAATATCTGTCCCGGACGCTCGATGGTTTTTCAAACAGAGAGCTCTTTCTTCTTGTAAGTTCTGTTACCAATAAGGAAACCTACTTTTTCAGGGAGATGCCACAGCTGGAGGTCTCAATAGAACTGTTGAAGAAGCTCTCAAGAACAAGGCAGAAACTTAAAATCCTCTCCCTTGGTTGTTCAAGTGGAGAGGAGGTCTATACTTTGAGCATACTTCTTTATGAAAAGGGGATTCTTTTCCCTGGCAGGGAGGTGATTATTACAGGTATTGACCTTGATCCGAGAGCAGTAAAAAAGGCAAAGGAGGCTGTTTATACAGATAACTCTTTCAGGAACAAAGAGATTCCCTTGAAAAAATATTTTATAAAGGAAGACAGGTTTTACAGGATAAGGGATGTGTACAAAAAGATTGTGGATTTCAGAACAGGAAATATTCTTGACAGAAATATATTTCTTGAGTTTATGAATAGGGATATGATATTTTGCAGAAATGTATTTATATATATGACAGAGGAGGCTATAATAAAGATACTGGAAAATATCCATGCATCCCTTGCTGTGGATGGTTATCTTATTCTGGGTTCTTGCGAGAGCATTACAGGTAAAACAAACCTGTTTGTCCCTGAATATTATAATGGGGTGGTGGTATACAGGAAGAAATAG
- the mfd gene encoding transcription-repair coupling factor has translation MQELRINSQEIGKEEHGISEILRSYSQRFKDLLKDLSPSKRKIFNLRGSLRQFFLSLIDERFIWIDSNEESARRFFQDALFYRRLFGLKTDDLIFVPSGDDPYSEGIRSEILFNKRAGSLFCSEEILDIPFWNDQVLKKDTIHLKKGMEIERLKLVDNLIKTGYRKATIVINRGEFCLRSFALEVYPSTGDSPLRIEFFGDEIESIKIFDVETQKSVKEIEEFRLFPAGSPERGTGFSEFLRVLNLEDALLFIDEEVSGSDRLPENSVVLSSLPFGADGIDGGGLSLTGLGLLYNERKSIDELPEAIKPLLRENSVIISTRTPSQAKRLKDIFFEKGIVIPLISISQCMRYDGRICLLNESPSSGIHLSGLMILSEQEIFGPVALPYRQYPGYRLSRIFNEVDDLEEGDFVVHKVHGIGIYRGVQRLKVEDVIEDLLIIEYSNGARLLLPVRNISMVHKFRAQEGVIPRIDSIGGKTWKRTKEKVQARIKETAERLIKLYAEREISIGHAFSPEGELHREFASFFEYRETPDQLRAIEETINDMESPRPMERLIVGDVGFGKTEVAMRAAFKAVYDHKQVAVLVPTTLLCEQHLRNFKERFSAFPVRIDYLSRLKSPAEQKRTIEALAMGEIDIIIGTHALLSEKIKFLDLGLLIIDEEHRFGVKHKERLKELKKGVDVLVLTATPIPRTLQMALSGLRSMSIIETPPEERYAVKTIISAFDREIIKKAIEHELHRGGQVFFVHNRIKDIEEIKRFVEDLVPGAKVAIAHGEMDEKLTEDMMLAFIDKKIDILVCTNIIGSGIDIPSANTIIINRAHEMGLADLYQLRGRVGRSNVRAYCYLLIPGNESLTEAAKKRLEAISELSYLGAGIRLAMTDLEIRGAGNLLGKEQSGHINTVGFELYSELLEKAIRELKGESIEEEIEPVIEVSIPARIPEEYVEDIHLRMSLYRRLSMTKTTEEIEEIEEEIRDRFGDPPDEVRNLFEIIRAKIFMKRADILRIGSVRKGLEIEYRKEISSEEMNRILEILRGSGIPIASLGNRKIVLSGDNKRLLFSRFIDVMSRAYSGKESPVSTGLVR, from the coding sequence ATGCAGGAGCTCAGGATTAATTCTCAGGAGATAGGTAAAGAAGAACACGGTATATCAGAAATCCTGAGATCTTACAGCCAGAGATTTAAAGATCTTCTTAAGGACCTTTCTCCTTCAAAAAGAAAGATCTTTAACCTCAGAGGATCCCTCAGGCAATTTTTTCTTTCCCTGATAGATGAAAGATTTATATGGATTGACAGTAATGAGGAAAGTGCAAGGAGATTTTTTCAGGATGCCCTTTTTTACAGAAGGCTTTTCGGTTTAAAAACAGATGACCTTATCTTTGTCCCATCAGGAGATGATCCCTATTCAGAGGGTATAAGGTCGGAGATTTTATTCAATAAGAGGGCGGGAAGTCTTTTCTGTTCAGAAGAGATACTTGATATACCTTTCTGGAATGACCAGGTTCTCAAAAAGGATACCATCCATCTTAAAAAAGGAATGGAGATAGAGAGACTGAAGCTTGTAGATAATCTAATAAAGACTGGCTACAGAAAGGCTACAATTGTTATAAACAGGGGTGAGTTCTGTCTCAGAAGTTTTGCTCTAGAGGTTTATCCATCAACAGGTGATTCTCCCCTCAGGATAGAATTCTTTGGAGACGAGATAGAATCCATAAAGATATTTGACGTAGAGACCCAGAAGTCTGTTAAAGAAATTGAAGAATTTCGTCTTTTCCCTGCAGGGAGTCCTGAGAGAGGTACGGGATTTTCAGAATTTCTGAGGGTCTTAAATCTTGAGGATGCCCTGTTGTTTATCGATGAAGAGGTCTCTGGCTCTGACAGATTACCAGAAAATTCTGTAGTACTCAGCAGCCTTCCATTTGGTGCTGATGGAATTGACGGAGGTGGTCTGAGTCTTACAGGACTTGGTCTTCTTTATAATGAGAGAAAATCTATTGATGAGCTTCCAGAGGCAATAAAACCCCTTTTAAGGGAAAATTCAGTTATAATCTCAACGAGAACCCCTTCTCAGGCAAAGAGACTGAAAGACATCTTTTTTGAAAAGGGTATAGTGATTCCTCTTATTTCCATATCTCAGTGTATGAGATATGATGGAAGGATATGTCTTCTTAATGAAAGTCCCTCTTCGGGAATTCATCTCAGCGGGCTAATGATACTCAGTGAGCAGGAGATATTCGGGCCTGTTGCACTTCCATATAGGCAGTATCCAGGATACAGACTCTCAAGGATATTTAATGAGGTGGATGACCTCGAGGAGGGAGATTTTGTAGTCCATAAAGTTCACGGAATAGGCATATACAGGGGAGTTCAGAGATTGAAGGTTGAGGATGTCATAGAGGATCTTCTAATAATTGAGTACAGTAATGGTGCAAGGCTTCTTCTTCCTGTAAGAAACATCTCCATGGTTCACAAGTTCAGGGCCCAGGAAGGTGTGATTCCCAGGATAGATTCAATCGGAGGGAAGACATGGAAAAGGACAAAAGAAAAGGTTCAGGCAAGGATAAAGGAGACCGCAGAGAGGCTTATAAAGCTCTATGCTGAGAGGGAGATATCCATAGGTCATGCCTTCAGTCCTGAGGGCGAACTTCACAGGGAATTTGCGAGTTTTTTTGAATACAGAGAGACTCCGGATCAGTTAAGAGCAATTGAAGAGACAATTAATGATATGGAATCTCCCCGACCTATGGAAAGATTAATAGTCGGCGATGTTGGTTTCGGAAAGACAGAGGTTGCCATGAGAGCAGCTTTTAAGGCAGTCTATGACCATAAGCAGGTTGCTGTACTTGTGCCCACAACCCTTCTCTGTGAGCAGCATTTAAGGAATTTCAAAGAGAGGTTTTCTGCCTTTCCTGTGAGGATAGATTATCTCTCAAGACTCAAGAGTCCTGCTGAACAGAAAAGAACCATTGAGGCACTTGCCATGGGTGAGATAGATATAATCATAGGTACTCATGCCCTTCTTTCTGAAAAGATAAAATTCCTTGACCTCGGTCTTCTCATAATAGATGAGGAGCACAGATTTGGAGTAAAACACAAAGAAAGGCTGAAGGAGCTGAAAAAGGGAGTGGATGTTCTTGTGCTTACAGCAACGCCGATTCCCAGAACACTGCAGATGGCTCTTTCAGGTTTAAGGAGCATGAGCATTATAGAAACACCGCCTGAAGAGAGATATGCTGTTAAGACCATAATATCCGCTTTTGATAGAGAGATCATAAAAAAAGCAATAGAGCATGAGCTTCACAGGGGAGGTCAGGTCTTTTTTGTACATAACAGGATAAAGGATATAGAAGAGATAAAAAGATTCGTAGAGGACCTGGTCCCTGGAGCAAAAGTAGCCATAGCCCACGGTGAGATGGACGAGAAGCTTACAGAGGATATGATGCTGGCTTTCATTGATAAAAAGATTGATATACTTGTATGCACAAATATTATCGGCTCTGGTATAGACATACCAAGTGCAAATACAATAATCATAAACAGGGCTCACGAGATGGGACTCGCAGATCTTTATCAACTGAGAGGTCGAGTAGGCAGGAGTAATGTCAGGGCGTACTGTTATCTTCTCATTCCTGGCAATGAGAGCCTCACAGAAGCAGCGAAGAAGAGACTTGAGGCAATATCAGAACTGAGTTATCTCGGTGCTGGTATAAGGCTTGCCATGACAGATCTTGAGATCAGAGGTGCAGGTAATCTCCTCGGAAAGGAGCAGTCCGGTCATATAAATACTGTTGGTTTTGAGCTATATTCAGAGCTCCTTGAAAAGGCAATCAGGGAATTGAAAGGTGAAAGCATAGAGGAAGAGATAGAACCTGTCATTGAGGTTTCCATACCTGCAAGGATACCTGAAGAGTATGTGGAAGATATACACCTGAGGATGAGTCTTTACAGAAGACTCTCCATGACAAAAACTACTGAAGAGATCGAAGAAATCGAGGAAGAGATCAGGGACAGGTTCGGTGATCCACCAGATGAGGTAAGGAATCTGTTTGAGATTATAAGGGCAAAGATATTCATGAAAAGAGCTGACATTCTGAGAATTGGTTCGGTAAGAAAGGGATTGGAGATTGAATATAGAAAAGAAATCTCCAGTGAAGAGATGAATAGAATTCTTGAAATTCTGAGAGGCTCGGGTATTCCCATTGCCTCTCTCGGTAACAGGAAGATCGTCCTGTCTGGAGATAATAAGAGGCTCTTATTTTCAAGGTTTATCGATGTCATGTCTCGGGCTTACTCCGGAAAGGAGAGCCCGGTCAGTACAGGCTTGGTCAGATGA
- the trpB gene encoding tryptophan synthase subunit beta has translation MKKGYYGQFGGRFVPETLIPALEELERNFQRFKKDRDFQRSLERLLEEYVGRPTPLYFAKNLTEKIGGARIYLKREDLCHTGAHKINNAIGQALIAKLSGKERIIAETGAGQHGVATATGAALLGLKCTIYMGSEDMKRQALNVFRMKLLGAEVIEVSSGSKTLKDAINEALRDWTTNVRNTHYVLGTVFGPHPYPELVKYFQSVIGREARRQILLFEGRLPDMLIACVGGGSNAMGLFNAFLKDDIKMIGVEAGGKGIETGLHAARFAGGSVGVFQGAKSYVLQDEYGNILDTHSVSAGLDYASVGPEHAYLKELGRVQYTYALDEEALDAFELLSSTEGIIPALESAHAVAEAVKRAPELGKDRIIIVNLSGRGDKDVEQVSRLRPR, from the coding sequence ATGAAAAAAGGTTATTACGGTCAGTTTGGAGGAAGATTTGTTCCTGAAACACTTATTCCTGCACTTGAGGAACTGGAGAGGAATTTTCAGAGATTTAAAAAAGACAGAGATTTCCAGCGGAGTCTTGAGAGGCTCCTTGAAGAATATGTTGGAAGGCCAACACCTCTTTATTTTGCAAAGAATCTAACAGAAAAAATAGGAGGTGCAAGGATATACCTTAAAAGAGAGGACCTGTGCCACACCGGTGCTCACAAGATTAACAATGCAATAGGTCAGGCTTTAATTGCAAAACTCTCAGGTAAAGAGAGAATTATTGCAGAGACAGGTGCGGGACAGCATGGTGTAGCAACGGCAACAGGTGCAGCACTTCTAGGACTGAAATGTACCATTTATATGGGCTCTGAGGATATGAAAAGACAGGCACTGAATGTCTTCAGGATGAAGCTCCTCGGTGCAGAGGTAATAGAGGTATCCTCTGGCTCAAAAACACTTAAGGATGCCATAAATGAGGCATTGCGAGACTGGACAACAAATGTCAGGAATACCCATTATGTCCTCGGAACAGTATTTGGTCCCCATCCCTATCCTGAGCTTGTAAAGTATTTTCAGTCAGTGATAGGAAGGGAGGCAAGAAGACAGATACTTCTGTTTGAGGGAAGACTTCCTGATATGCTGATTGCCTGTGTTGGAGGTGGAAGTAATGCTATGGGACTTTTCAATGCCTTTCTCAAGGATGACATAAAAATGATAGGTGTTGAGGCAGGTGGAAAGGGCATTGAGACAGGACTTCATGCAGCAAGGTTTGCTGGTGGAAGTGTAGGTGTCTTTCAGGGAGCAAAGAGCTATGTTCTTCAGGATGAATATGGTAATATCCTCGATACCCATTCTGTCTCAGCTGGTCTTGATTATGCATCCGTTGGGCCTGAACATGCCTATTTAAAAGAACTCGGAAGGGTCCAGTACACCTATGCCCTTGATGAAGAGGCACTTGATGCCTTTGAGCTTCTCAGCAGTACAGAGGGTATCATTCCTGCTCTTGAGTCCGCCCATGCAGTTGCAGAGGCAGTAAAGCGGGCACCTGAACTAGGTAAGGACAGAATTATTATTGTTAATCTTTCCGGAAGGGGAGACAAGGATGTTGAACAGGTATCAAGATTAAGACCAAGATAG